A genomic window from Massilia sp. METH4 includes:
- a CDS encoding adenosylcobinamide-GDP ribazoletransferase yields the protein MLQVRLFFIALQFFTRLPIPRWVGFEPHWLHHASRYFPLVGLVVGAAAAAVYWAAVQVLPSAVAVLLSTAAGIYLTGAFHEDGFADTCDGLGGGMTRERALEIMKDSRIGAYGAIGIIMLLAVKCAALAHLPPLGAVAALCVAHPLSRLMAASLIWKMDYARSEGKAKPMAQQMTGGEFAIALACCVPAVLAAMLLGWLEWRSIALGIAAMALVTLWFGRKLRQRLGGYTGDGLGAVQQLTEAAFYLCVLARWS from the coding sequence ATGCTGCAGGTGCGGCTGTTCTTCATCGCGCTGCAATTCTTCACGCGCCTGCCGATCCCCCGCTGGGTGGGTTTCGAACCGCACTGGCTGCACCACGCCTCGCGCTACTTCCCGCTCGTCGGCCTCGTTGTCGGCGCCGCCGCGGCGGCCGTCTACTGGGCGGCGGTGCAGGTCTTGCCATCGGCCGTTGCCGTGCTGCTATCCACCGCCGCCGGCATCTATCTCACCGGCGCCTTCCATGAAGATGGGTTTGCCGACACCTGCGATGGCCTGGGCGGCGGCATGACCCGCGAGCGGGCACTGGAAATCATGAAGGATTCACGCATCGGCGCCTACGGTGCGATCGGGATCATCATGCTGCTCGCCGTGAAATGCGCGGCGCTGGCCCACCTGCCGCCGCTCGGCGCAGTCGCCGCGCTGTGCGTCGCACATCCGCTCTCGCGCCTGATGGCGGCAAGCCTGATCTGGAAGATGGACTATGCCCGCTCCGAGGGCAAGGCCAAGCCGATGGCGCAGCAGATGACCGGCGGCGAATTCGCCATCGCCCTGGCCTGTTGCGTGCCGGCCGTGCTGGCGGCCATGCTCCTGGGCTGGCTGGAGTGGCGGAGCATCGCGCTCGGCATTGCGGCGATGGCGCTCGTCACGCTATGGTTTGGCCGCAAGCTGCGGCAACGGCTGGGTGGCTATACGGGCGATGGCCTGGGCGCGGTCCAGCAATTGACGGAAGCGGCGTTTTACCTGTGCGTGCTGGCGCGGTGGAGCTGA
- the cobT gene encoding nicotinate-nucleotide--dimethylbenzimidazole phosphoribosyltransferase, which produces MNLPTIAATADAELAARLAHAIDNKTKPPGSLGMLETLARQVGLIQRTTAPAIDAPAILVFAGDHGVVAEGISAFPQDVTWQMVENFLSGGAAINVFAAQNGCALQVIDAGVAHDFGARAGLTDRKIAHGTRNFAVEPAMTAEQCTQALAHGMVLAEALPGNVLGFGEMGIGNTTAAAALMHKLTGIPAAACVGAGTGLPPAGVLHKGRVIEAAAARHVGTTEPLDVLATFGGFEIAMMAGAMLKAAERRMVLLIDGFIVTSALLVAARLQPAILDYCVFAHCSNENGHRQMLEALGAKPLLQLDLRLGEGTGSALALPLLHAAVNFLNRMATFDSAQVSGKS; this is translated from the coding sequence ATGAACCTGCCCACCATCGCCGCCACGGCCGACGCCGAGCTGGCCGCGCGCCTCGCGCACGCCATCGACAACAAGACCAAGCCGCCTGGCAGCCTGGGCATGCTGGAAACGCTGGCGCGCCAGGTCGGCCTGATCCAGCGCACCACGGCGCCGGCGATCGACGCGCCGGCCATCCTCGTCTTCGCCGGCGACCACGGCGTGGTCGCCGAAGGCATCTCGGCCTTCCCGCAGGACGTGACGTGGCAGATGGTCGAGAATTTCCTTTCCGGCGGTGCGGCGATCAATGTGTTCGCCGCGCAGAACGGCTGCGCTCTGCAGGTGATCGATGCCGGCGTGGCGCACGACTTCGGCGCCCGCGCCGGCCTCACGGACCGCAAGATCGCCCACGGCACGCGCAACTTCGCAGTCGAGCCGGCGATGACGGCGGAACAATGCACGCAAGCGCTGGCCCACGGCATGGTGCTGGCCGAAGCGCTGCCGGGCAATGTGCTTGGCTTCGGTGAAATGGGCATCGGCAATACCACGGCCGCCGCCGCCCTGATGCACAAGCTGACGGGCATCCCGGCCGCCGCGTGCGTGGGCGCCGGGACCGGCCTGCCGCCGGCGGGCGTGCTGCACAAGGGCCGCGTGATCGAGGCCGCGGCGGCGCGGCACGTTGGCACGACCGAGCCGCTCGACGTGCTGGCCACCTTCGGCGGCTTCGAGATCGCCATGATGGCGGGCGCCATGCTGAAGGCGGCCGAGCGCCGCATGGTGCTGCTGATCGACGGCTTCATCGTCACCAGCGCCCTGCTCGTGGCGGCACGGTTGCAGCCGGCGATCCTCGACTATTGCGTGTTCGCGCACTGCTCCAATGAAAACGGCCACCGGCAGATGCTCGAGGCGCTGGGCGCCAAACCGCTGCTGCAGCTCGACCTGCGGCTCGGCGAAGGCACGGGCAGCGCGCTGGCGTTGCCGCTGCTGCACGCGGCCGTCAATTTCCTGAACCGCATGGCCACCTTCGACTCGGCCCAGGTCAGCGGGAAGAGCTGA
- a CDS encoding response regulator transcription factor gives MRILIIEDNPDIVANLYGFLEPKGHVLDSAANGYGGLALAAQNEYDAVVLDVMLPGMNGLELCHKLRGELRKDMPVLMLTARDTLEDKVAGFDSGADDYLVKPFSLVELEVRLKALVRRAKGAHAANAVLAFGDLTFDTETFEAKRAGRPLALTKTGYTILRLLMREAPKVVTREQIEHEVWGDNPPDTDALRVHIHALRQALDKPFPHQMLRTISKIGYKLVDAADAGQ, from the coding sequence ATGCGCATCCTCATCATCGAAGACAATCCCGACATCGTCGCCAACCTGTACGGCTTTCTCGAGCCGAAAGGCCATGTGCTCGATTCGGCGGCCAATGGCTATGGCGGGCTGGCGCTGGCCGCCCAGAACGAATACGACGCCGTCGTGCTGGACGTCATGCTGCCCGGCATGAACGGCCTGGAACTGTGCCACAAGCTGCGCGGCGAGCTGCGCAAGGACATGCCGGTGCTGATGCTGACGGCGCGCGACACGCTGGAAGACAAGGTGGCCGGCTTCGACAGCGGTGCCGACGATTACCTGGTCAAGCCGTTTTCCCTGGTCGAGCTGGAAGTGCGCCTGAAGGCGCTGGTGCGCCGCGCCAAGGGCGCCCATGCCGCCAATGCCGTGCTGGCGTTCGGCGACCTGACGTTCGATACCGAGACCTTCGAGGCCAAGCGCGCCGGCCGGCCGCTGGCGCTGACGAAGACGGGTTACACGATCCTGCGCCTGTTGATGCGGGAGGCGCCGAAAGTGGTGACGCGCGAACAGATCGAACACGAGGTGTGGGGCGACAACCCGCCCGATACCGATGCGTTGCGCGTGCACATCCACGCGCTGCGCCAGGCGCTGGACAAGCCTTTCCCGCACCAGATGCTGCGCACGATCTCGAAGATCGGCTACAAGCTGGTGGACGCGGCGGACGCCGGGCAATGA
- a CDS encoding HAMP domain-containing sensor histidine kinase: MNGKESLRRRITVAYLTFATVSSVFFAVIAALAVEGIEVRLVDVRLEEVAAWAGPRHAGGLPVEMPAGLSYHMGDGIPRSLRALEEGVHEVTVDGVDLHVLKGRNAEGEFAVVDHDSAYERIELVVYSMFAVAFGGFMAFAVVLGRFLGNRIVNPIVELARAVEAREPTLPLQQREDELGLLSRTIAGHTQELRQFLDRERFFTGDVSHELRTPLTVIAGAAEVLLARTAQDPALHAPAERIYRAARDASDVTSMLLRLARSPERLEWTPMSAEALAREEVARCQVLVAGRPVELRYGGGEDFTVHGVRELVLAAVGNLVRNACQYTQQGHVEVRLEGRSVIVEDTGPGLPPAARARLRDEPIPGDARGSSGTGLGLGIVQRITAHLGASLVLREVAAGSCIEIHFPATAPRLTPA; encoded by the coding sequence ATGAACGGAAAGGAGTCGCTGCGGCGGCGCATCACGGTGGCGTATCTTACGTTCGCCACCGTGTCGTCGGTCTTTTTCGCCGTCATCGCCGCGCTGGCCGTCGAGGGCATCGAGGTGCGGCTGGTCGACGTGCGACTGGAGGAAGTGGCCGCCTGGGCCGGTCCGCGCCATGCAGGTGGCCTGCCCGTGGAAATGCCGGCAGGGCTCAGTTACCACATGGGCGACGGGATACCGCGCTCCTTGCGTGCGCTCGAGGAAGGCGTGCATGAAGTCACGGTCGACGGTGTCGACCTGCACGTGCTGAAGGGCCGCAACGCGGAAGGCGAGTTTGCCGTGGTGGACCACGACAGCGCCTACGAGCGGATCGAGCTGGTGGTGTACTCGATGTTCGCGGTGGCCTTCGGCGGCTTCATGGCCTTCGCGGTGGTGCTGGGGCGCTTCCTCGGCAACCGCATCGTCAATCCGATCGTCGAGCTGGCGCGGGCCGTGGAGGCACGCGAACCCACCTTGCCCTTGCAGCAAAGGGAGGATGAACTGGGCCTGCTGTCGCGCACCATCGCCGGCCATACCCAGGAACTCAGGCAGTTCCTGGACCGCGAACGGTTCTTCACCGGAGACGTCAGCCACGAATTGCGCACCCCGCTGACCGTGATCGCCGGCGCCGCCGAGGTGCTGCTGGCGCGCACGGCGCAGGATCCCGCGCTGCATGCGCCGGCCGAACGGATCTATCGGGCCGCGCGCGACGCAAGCGATGTCACGTCGATGCTGCTGCGCCTGGCGCGCTCGCCTGAGCGGCTGGAATGGACCCCGATGTCGGCGGAGGCGCTGGCGCGCGAAGAGGTGGCACGTTGCCAGGTGCTGGTGGCAGGGCGTCCCGTCGAGCTGCGCTACGGCGGCGGCGAGGATTTCACCGTGCATGGCGTGCGCGAGCTGGTCTTGGCTGCCGTCGGCAACCTGGTGCGCAATGCCTGCCAGTACACGCAGCAGGGCCACGTCGAGGTGCGGCTGGAAGGGCGCAGCGTGATCGTCGAGGATACCGGCCCGGGCTTGCCCCCGGCGGCGCGTGCGCGCCTGCGCGACGAGCCGATCCCCGGCGATGCGCGCGGTTCGTCCGGCACCGGGCTGGGGCTGGGCATCGTGCAGCGCATTACCGCCCACCTCGGCGCATCGCTGGTGCTGAGGGAAGTCGCCGCAGGCAGTTGCATAGAAATTCATTTTCCGGCAACCGCACCCCGCTTAACCCCTGCTTAA
- a CDS encoding phosphoethanolamine--lipid A transferase, with translation MKIATLPRIGAPMLTLGASTFLVLAYNSSFWKTFVSATGGIRLGNLPVYLGAFVALVLLFNAILTLVNFRFVIKPVLIVLFLGASAASYFMNQYGVVIDAAMVQNVVETDTREAHELLSWQMLQTVTLLGIVPSLLVWRLPLRFPPVRRDLLAKLGTVALSLLAIAGLLMLLFKTLAPAVREHRELRFLLTPTNMFQATHGYLKRKWATPAVIAPLGTDAGRGSQWAAQPGKRTVTIIVVGETARAMSFSLNGYTRTTNPLLAAQAGLVNFASVSSCGTATAVSVACVFSNLGRDGYSADKAASQEGLLDVLKHAGFDVLWRDNNSGCKGTCDRVRYEDVSQPKPGDPLCNAEECYDERLLGGLREMIRASPKDLVIVLHQKGSHGPEYFKRYPAGFGKFGPVCRTNELEDCSRESIAAAYDNTILYTDFVLSRTIDLLRAAAAEDGVDTAMLYFSDHGESLGEHNMYLHGAPYIISPAEQRRVPMMLWVSDGFRERFKIDNSCLAARATQQFSHDNVFHTVLGLLNVSTAVYNPKLDAIHPCTRRN, from the coding sequence GTGAAGATCGCTACACTGCCGCGTATTGGCGCGCCCATGCTCACACTGGGCGCTTCCACCTTCCTGGTGCTGGCCTATAACAGCAGTTTCTGGAAGACGTTCGTTTCCGCGACGGGCGGCATCCGGCTCGGTAACCTGCCCGTGTACCTGGGAGCGTTCGTCGCGCTGGTGCTGTTGTTCAACGCAATCCTCACGCTGGTCAATTTCCGTTTTGTCATCAAGCCGGTGCTGATCGTGCTGTTCCTGGGCGCTTCGGCGGCCTCGTACTTCATGAACCAGTACGGCGTGGTGATCGACGCCGCGATGGTGCAGAACGTGGTCGAGACCGATACACGGGAAGCGCACGAACTGTTGAGCTGGCAGATGCTGCAAACGGTGACGCTGCTGGGTATCGTGCCGTCGCTGCTCGTGTGGCGGCTGCCGCTGCGCTTCCCGCCTGTGCGGCGCGACCTGCTCGCCAAGCTGGGCACCGTCGCGCTGTCGCTGCTGGCGATCGCCGGGCTGCTGATGTTGCTCTTCAAGACGCTGGCGCCGGCCGTGCGGGAGCACCGCGAACTGCGGTTCCTGCTGACGCCCACCAATATGTTCCAGGCGACGCACGGCTACCTGAAGCGCAAGTGGGCCACGCCGGCCGTGATCGCGCCGCTCGGCACGGATGCGGGCCGCGGGTCCCAATGGGCGGCGCAGCCCGGCAAGCGCACCGTGACGATCATCGTCGTCGGCGAAACGGCGCGCGCCATGAGTTTTTCGCTCAACGGCTACACCCGCACCACCAATCCCTTGCTGGCCGCACAGGCAGGGTTAGTCAATTTCGCCAGCGTCAGCTCCTGCGGCACGGCGACGGCCGTGTCCGTTGCCTGCGTTTTCTCCAATCTCGGCAGGGATGGCTACTCTGCCGACAAGGCAGCCAGCCAGGAAGGCTTGCTGGACGTGCTGAAGCATGCCGGTTTCGACGTGCTGTGGCGCGACAATAACTCGGGTTGCAAGGGGACCTGCGACCGCGTGCGTTATGAAGACGTCTCGCAGCCGAAGCCGGGCGATCCGCTATGCAACGCCGAAGAGTGCTACGACGAGCGGCTGCTCGGCGGCTTGCGCGAGATGATTCGCGCTTCACCCAAGGACCTGGTGATCGTGCTGCACCAGAAGGGCAGCCATGGCCCGGAATATTTCAAGCGCTATCCGGCCGGGTTCGGCAAGTTCGGTCCAGTGTGCCGCACGAACGAGCTGGAAGATTGTTCGCGCGAATCGATCGCCGCAGCCTACGACAACACGATCCTGTACACGGATTTCGTGCTGAGCAGGACGATCGACCTGCTGCGCGCCGCCGCGGCGGAAGACGGTGTCGACACGGCGATGCTGTATTTCTCCGATCACGGCGAATCGCTGGGGGAACACAATATGTACCTGCATGGGGCGCCTTATATCATTTCGCCGGCCGAGCAGCGCCGCGTGCCCATGATGCTGTGGGTCTCCGACGGTTTCCGGGAACGGTTCAAGATCGACAATAGTTGCCTCGCTGCGCGTGCCACGCAGCAGTTCTCGCACGATAACGTGTTCCACACGGTGCTGGGGCTGCTGAACGTGAGCACGGCGGTGTATAACCCGAAGCTCGACGCCATTCACCCCTGCACGCGCCGGAATTGA
- a CDS encoding phosphatase PAP2 family protein, producing MRRSLLSRPARAAGAALLLSGLLILWIGHFTDIDLALADAVFDHAAHHFPMQHAWLAERFNHVILKSLLSALGGSAVALALWDAVRPRPGWSDATRVGMRVVAISAVAVPLVISLLKQFSTSHCPWDLQRYGGSEPYVRLLEWMPSGVAAGHCMPGGHASSALWLISIAAFWWPHSRAKGIAVGLSMLIFGLAVGWIQQLRGAHFLTHTLWSAWIACALVLAIYLMNSKGLARRFGAGYNSVPAATQP from the coding sequence ATGCGGCGCTCCTTGCTTTCGCGTCCGGCGCGTGCGGCGGGTGCAGCCCTGTTGCTGTCCGGCCTGCTGATCCTGTGGATCGGTCACTTCACCGATATCGACCTCGCACTGGCCGATGCCGTATTCGACCACGCGGCGCACCACTTCCCGATGCAGCATGCCTGGCTGGCCGAGCGCTTCAATCACGTGATACTGAAGTCGCTCCTTTCCGCATTGGGCGGTAGTGCCGTTGCACTGGCGCTGTGGGACGCCGTGCGGCCGAGGCCGGGTTGGAGCGATGCCACGCGGGTAGGGATGCGCGTGGTCGCCATATCGGCCGTGGCGGTGCCGTTGGTAATCAGCCTGCTCAAGCAATTCAGTACCTCGCATTGCCCTTGGGATTTGCAGCGGTATGGCGGCAGCGAACCTTACGTCCGCCTGCTCGAATGGATGCCTTCCGGCGTCGCGGCGGGCCACTGCATGCCGGGCGGGCATGCGTCGAGCGCACTCTGGCTCATATCGATTGCAGCATTCTGGTGGCCGCATAGCCGCGCCAAGGGAATTGCCGTTGGGTTATCAATGTTGATATTCGGGCTAGCTGTCGGTTGGATTCAGCAATTGCGTGGTGCGCATTTCCTGACGCATACGCTGTGGTCCGCGTGGATTGCCTGTGCGCTCGTGCTTGCCATTTACCTCATGAACTCAAAGGGGCTTGCAAGGCGGTTTGGGGCTGGCTATAATTCTGTCCCTGCCGCAACGCAGCCGTGA
- a CDS encoding DUF1840 domain-containing protein, with the protein MLITFKSQTSPDVTMVQEHAQRILDVLNKNHTRGVITAAEAAQAVQLLEKEVALSKLHPEVDADHANHTHPHHLPNDDESPEMAEKNHIGFAQRAFPLLEMLRAARDGNDNIVWGI; encoded by the coding sequence ATGTTAATCACATTCAAATCCCAGACATCGCCCGATGTCACGATGGTCCAGGAACACGCTCAACGGATCCTGGATGTGCTCAACAAGAATCATACGCGCGGTGTCATCACTGCCGCCGAGGCGGCGCAGGCCGTGCAATTGCTGGAGAAGGAAGTTGCGCTGAGCAAGCTGCACCCGGAAGTGGATGCCGACCATGCCAACCATACTCATCCGCATCACTTGCCCAACGACGATGAGTCGCCGGAAATGGCCGAGAAAAACCACATCGGCTTTGCCCAACGGGCATTTCCGCTGCTGGAAATGCTGCGGGCGGCGCGGGATGGCAACGATAATATTGTCTGGGGAATCTGA
- a CDS encoding YifB family Mg chelatase-like AAA ATPase, translating into MSLAVLKSRALNGIEAPEVSVEVHLAGGLPAFAIVGLADTEVKEARERVRAAIANAGFEMPNHRIIVNLAPADLPKESGRFDLPIALGILAASGQIPAPPLSRYEFAGELSLTGELRPIRGALAMTFAMQRARTRGAIVLPLANADEAALVDGAAVYPAATLLEVCNHFRAADDSARLARHRPAPPPALAGHPDFAEVKGQWHAKRALEVAAAGGHSLLMMGPPGSGKTMLASRFPGLLPAMTNDEALEAAAVQSLTGGFKASAWKVRPFRAPHHTSSGVALVGGGSVPRPGEISLAHCGVLFLDELPEFDRRVLEVLREPLESGRVTISRAARQAEFPARFQLVAAMNPCPCGYYGHLSGKCKCSQDTIGRYQDRISGPLLDRIDMQIEVGAVPTETLDTVEDGEPTQAIAARVQAAFERQLERQGKSNRYLTSREIDRYCKPDRGGQDTLHKSMLQFHWSARAYHRVLRVARTIADLAGSDTVQARHVGEAVQFRRVLRQL; encoded by the coding sequence ATGAGCCTGGCCGTCCTGAAAAGCCGTGCGCTGAACGGCATCGAAGCGCCTGAAGTCAGCGTCGAAGTGCACCTGGCCGGCGGCTTGCCGGCCTTTGCCATCGTCGGGCTTGCCGACACCGAAGTGAAGGAAGCGCGCGAGCGCGTGCGCGCGGCGATCGCCAACGCCGGCTTCGAAATGCCGAACCACCGCATTATCGTCAATCTGGCGCCAGCCGACCTGCCCAAGGAATCGGGCCGTTTCGACTTGCCTATCGCGCTCGGCATCCTGGCCGCGTCCGGCCAGATCCCCGCTCCCCCGCTGTCCCGTTATGAATTCGCCGGTGAACTGTCGCTAACCGGCGAGCTGCGCCCCATCCGCGGCGCGCTGGCCATGACGTTTGCCATGCAGCGGGCCCGCACCCGCGGCGCCATCGTCCTGCCATTGGCCAATGCGGACGAGGCGGCACTCGTCGATGGTGCGGCGGTGTATCCCGCCGCGACGTTGCTCGAAGTCTGCAACCACTTCCGCGCGGCGGACGACAGCGCCCGGCTTGCGCGGCATCGCCCGGCGCCCCCGCCGGCCCTGGCCGGGCATCCTGACTTCGCCGAAGTGAAAGGCCAGTGGCACGCGAAACGGGCGCTCGAAGTGGCGGCAGCCGGTGGCCACAGCTTATTGATGATGGGCCCGCCGGGTTCGGGCAAGACCATGCTGGCGTCCCGCTTTCCCGGCCTGCTGCCCGCGATGACGAACGACGAAGCCCTGGAAGCGGCCGCCGTACAGTCGCTGACGGGCGGTTTCAAGGCCTCCGCGTGGAAGGTGCGGCCGTTTCGCGCCCCGCATCACACATCCTCCGGCGTTGCGCTGGTGGGCGGCGGCAGCGTGCCGAGGCCAGGCGAAATCTCGCTGGCGCATTGCGGCGTGCTGTTCCTGGACGAGTTGCCGGAATTCGACCGCCGCGTGCTGGAAGTACTGCGCGAACCGCTCGAATCGGGCCGGGTAACGATCTCCCGTGCGGCCCGCCAGGCCGAGTTCCCCGCCCGGTTCCAGCTGGTGGCGGCGATGAATCCCTGCCCTTGCGGCTACTACGGGCACCTCTCTGGCAAGTGCAAATGCTCGCAAGACACGATCGGCCGTTACCAGGACCGCATTTCCGGCCCGCTGCTGGACCGGATCGACATGCAGATCGAGGTCGGTGCGGTGCCGACCGAGACGCTGGACACGGTGGAGGATGGAGAGCCGACGCAAGCGATCGCGGCGCGCGTACAGGCGGCGTTCGAACGGCAACTGGAACGGCAAGGCAAGAGCAATCGCTACCTGACGTCGCGCGAAATCGACCGCTACTGCAAGCCCGACCGTGGTGGCCAGGACACACTGCACAAGTCGATGCTGCAATTCCACTGGTCGGCACGCGCCTATCACCGCGTGCTGCGGGTGGCGCGGACGATCGCCGACCTCGCCGGCTCGGACACGGTACAGGCCAGGCACGTGGGCGAGGCTGTGCAATTTCGCCGCGTGCTGCGACAGCTGTGA
- a CDS encoding accessory factor UbiK family protein, translated as MDMNNFFNDLQSKINHVIENSPAKDIERNVKAMMTQGFSKLDLVTREEFDIQAQVLAKTRARLELLETRLAELEAKIAAEKAPL; from the coding sequence GTGGACATGAACAACTTCTTCAACGACCTGCAATCGAAAATCAATCACGTCATCGAAAACTCGCCCGCCAAGGATATTGAGCGCAATGTGAAGGCGATGATGACGCAGGGCTTTTCCAAGCTCGACCTCGTCACACGCGAAGAGTTCGACATCCAGGCGCAGGTCCTGGCAAAGACCCGCGCGCGGCTGGAATTGCTGGAAACGCGCCTGGCCGAGCTGGAAGCGAAGATCGCGGCGGAAAAGGCGCCGCTGTAA
- a CDS encoding TorF family putative porin: MSYPSKRSTLSIAVLFACIATGQAQAQEAAAAKPDNEISFNAAVTSDYRYRGISQTRLKPALQGGADWVNNPTGFYAGTWLSTIKWVKDGGGDGSVEWDVYAGKRGEIGSGFTYDVGGLGYLYPSNSLPTSANTFELYGQVGFGPATLKYSHSLTNLFGFADSKNSQYLDASVNQEVGDGFILNLHIGRQKVRNNDVASYTDWKVGITKDFGVATVSLAYVDTNTEAYFAPNGKNLGKSGAVFTLSKTF; the protein is encoded by the coding sequence ATGTCATACCCGAGCAAGCGTTCCACGCTGTCCATCGCCGTCCTGTTCGCATGCATCGCAACAGGCCAGGCCCAGGCACAGGAAGCAGCCGCGGCGAAACCGGACAATGAGATCAGCTTCAACGCGGCCGTCACCAGCGATTACCGTTACCGCGGGATTTCGCAAACACGTCTGAAACCCGCGCTGCAGGGCGGCGCTGACTGGGTCAATAACCCGACAGGTTTCTATGCCGGCACCTGGCTGTCCACCATCAAGTGGGTCAAGGACGGGGGCGGCGACGGCAGCGTCGAATGGGACGTGTATGCCGGCAAGCGCGGCGAGATCGGCTCCGGCTTCACGTACGACGTGGGCGGCCTGGGCTACCTCTACCCGTCGAACTCGCTGCCCACCAGCGCGAACACGTTCGAATTGTACGGCCAGGTCGGCTTCGGCCCCGCCACGTTGAAATACTCCCATTCGCTGACCAACCTGTTCGGCTTTGCCGACAGCAAGAACAGCCAGTATCTGGATGCGTCCGTCAACCAGGAAGTGGGCGACGGGTTCATCCTGAACCTGCACATCGGTCGCCAGAAAGTCAGGAATAACGACGTCGCCAGCTACACCGACTGGAAAGTCGGGATCACGAAGGACTTCGGCGTCGCCACGGTATCGCTGGCCTATGTCGATACCAATACCGAAGCGTATTTCGCGCCGAACGGCAAGAACCTGGGTAAATCGGGCGCCGTGTTCACCCTGTCCAAAACCTTCTGA
- a CDS encoding P-II family nitrogen regulator, with the protein MKMITAIIKPFKLDEVREALSAINVQGITVTEVKGFGRQKGHTELYRGAEYVVDFLPKTKIEAAVDDAIVEQAIEAIETAARTGKIGDGKIFVYNLEQVIRIRTGETGNDAL; encoded by the coding sequence ATGAAAATGATTACCGCCATCATCAAGCCGTTCAAGCTAGACGAGGTGCGTGAAGCCCTTTCCGCGATCAACGTGCAAGGGATTACCGTGACCGAGGTGAAGGGTTTCGGCCGCCAGAAAGGCCACACGGAGCTGTACCGCGGCGCCGAGTACGTGGTCGATTTCCTGCCCAAGACCAAGATCGAAGCGGCGGTCGACGACGCGATCGTCGAGCAGGCCATCGAAGCCATCGAAACGGCTGCCCGCACCGGCAAAATCGGTGACGGGAAGATTTTCGTTTATAACCTGGAACAGGTGATTCGTATCCGTACCGGCGAAACCGGCAACGATGCGCTTTAA